DNA from Micromonospora nigra:
CCGCATCGACGAGGTCATCATCTTCCGCCGGCTGGAGGTCGAGCAGCTGCGCCAGATCACCGGACTGCTGCTGGAGGAGACCCGCCGCCGGCTGCACGCCCAGGACATCCAGGTCGACATCACCACCGCCGGCGTCGACTGGCTGGCCGAGCACGGCTACCAGCCGGAGTTCGGGGCGCGTCCGCTGCGCCGGATCATCCAGCGCGAGGTCGACAACCAGTTGTCCCGGATGTTGCTGGAGTCGACCGTCTCGCCCGGCCAGAAGGTCACCGTGGACGCCCACGACGGGGCCCTGACCTTCGACGTGGCCGCCGGAGACCGGGGGCACACCACGGCGACGACCACACATCCCCGATGAGCGGAGGGTGGCGATGACCGAACCCGAGGAGACCGGGGACGAGGCCGAGCGCCCCGAACCGATCCTGGCCCCGCCGACGGCGAACCCGACCCGCGTGCAGGTGCCGCCGGAGGGCGCGGGGCAGCGGACCGACGAGCGGAACCCGGGGCCGTCCGGGTCGCCCGCAGAGGAGGGCTGATGGTACGCGAGCAGCGGCTCGACCCCGAGGTGGAGGAACTCTGGGAGGACTTCCACGCCCAGGTCAATGTGCCGTCGGAACAGCTGCGACAGTGGCTGCTCACCCGGGGCTCCGGAGAGCAGGCGTTCGGCCCCGACCCGGATCTCGACCTGCCCGAGCCGGGCCGGCACATCCTGGCGGTGCTGCGCAAGCGCAAGGTGGACCTCACCCCGCAGGACGTGGAGGTGATGCGCGACGCCGTGGACCGCATCCGGTCCCTGACCGACGCCCGGCCGCCGCGCGGCTCCGCCGACGACGAGTGGCGGCACGCCCTGCTCGACCTGGGCCACGACGTGCTCGTCGAGCGCTGACCGGCCGACGCGACGTGCGGCCGGTCCGGTCGACCGGGGCCGGGCCGTCAGAGGTGGTCGGGGTCCAGGGTGGGGATGGACAGGCCGGCGGCGTCGGCGGCGGCCGCGCGGTCGGCCCGGGTCCGCTCCTCCCGGCTGAGCAGGGTGGCGTACTCGGCCACGTCGGCGGGGTCGGGCACCTGCGGCAGGCGACGCAGGAACGCCTCCACGTCGCGGGCGGCGGCGGTGTGCGCGGCGGCGGCCTGCCGCAGGAGGTCACGGTCGTCGGTGGAACCCGGTTCGGTCATGCCGCCGGATACCCGCCGTCACGCCGTTCGCACCCCGCCGGTGCCGGCCGTCGGCACGGCCGTCGTGGTGGACCGCCGCACCCCGAAGGCCGGGTTGCGTAGCAGCCACGCCAGGTACGTCGGGTGTGGTGTCAGCGCGTCGGTGTACGCCGCCAACGCCGTGTCCAGCACCAGGTCCGCCATCCGGGCGGCCGGGGATTCCGGATGCCAGCCCAGCATCAGCCGCCAGCGCAGCGGGATGCCCGCCAGTCGCCGGGTGACCAGGCCCGCCACCGGCCGGAACGTGGCCTGGCACAGGGCCACCGCCTCGCCCGCGTCCACCAGGTCGATGCAGCCGCGCACGTCGACCTCGTACACCTTGCGGGGGGTGAAGCCGGCGCGGGCGCACGCGGCGGCGAAGCAGTCGCCGAAGCACCCGTCGCCCGGTGCGGCCACCCACTGCTCGTGGCGCAGGTCGCCCAGGTCGACCTCGTCCTGCCCGGCCAGCGGGTGGGCCTCCGGCAACAGCACCAGCACCGGGTCGATCGCCACCTCCCGCCAGCACAACCCGAAGTCCGCCGACGGCGTCGAGTCACCGCAGACCCCGGTCAGCGCGTAGTCCAGCCGCCCGCCCGCCACGAGCTGTGCCAGCTCGTCGACCGACCAGGACGCGTGCGTGGTGATCTGGGCCTGCGGCTGCTCGGCGGCGAGCCGGTGCACCAGCCGACCCAGGATGGGGCTGTTCACCCCACCGATGCGGTAGCGGCGGGGTGCGTCGCCGGCACTGGCCAGTCGGGCGGCCTCGTCCTGCAACCCCTTCATCGCCGGCAGCAGCACCCGGGCGCGGGCCAGGACCAGTTCGCCCAGTGCCGTCGGCCGCGCGCCACGCCGGTCGCGTTCGAACAGCGGCCCGCCCAGGGTACGTTCGATGCGCTGGAGCTGTGCGGTCAGCGCCGGCTGGGCCAGGCCCAGCGTCGAGGCCGCCTTGGTCACGCTCCCGGTCTCCGCGATCGCGCAGATCACCCTAAGGTGACGCAACTCCAGGTTCATATTGTGACGGTAGGACTAGGCAGCACCCGGCGGAAGGGCTAGGACGAATCAACGACCGTGAACGTGTGCGGTGTTGATCACTGTCGATCACTCGGTGGGTGGCTCCGTCAGGTCCCGCAGGTGGGTCGACCGCCCGGTCACCGCGTCGCGAACCTTGTCGACCACACCCACCGCGGGCTCCACGATCCGGTTCCACGGCGGCGTCGTCGGAATGCCCGAGTGCGGCCGGGTCGGCGCGGCCTCCTCGGCGATCTCCAGCCGGTTGCCGAGCCGGATCAACTCCTCCTCGGTGGCCGAGGCGCGCAACCGGTCGACCAGGTCCCCGACCGCCGCCACGTGCGCATCGATCCGCGTCGTGACGTCGTCGATACTGCCCCGGCCGAGCCCTCGCAGCGCGGACCGCAGCCCCGCGTCCGCGGCGAGCACCTCGGCCACCCGGTCGTCGGTGCCGGGGACCGCGGCCCGGACGGCCGGCAGCAGGTACTGCTCCTCCGCCGACAGGTGCCGGGACAGCTCCGCCACCAGCACGTCGAGGGCACCCGCCGGGTCGGCGTCCGGGTCGGCCAGCCGGCGGGTCAGTTCCCGCAGCTGCCGGTGCTCGGCGTCGACGAGGTCGGCGATGCTGCGCCCGCCGGGCCGGTGCTCCTCACCGGGTACGGGCGGCAGCGGTGGCAGGTTGACGGTCATGGTGCCCTCCTCGGCTGGCGGGCGGTGCGACGACGGAAGCGGGTCCGCTGGTACCCGCCGGCCGTCGCCGCGAAACTCCGGACCGGCCGGGACGGGGCCGGGCCGCCCGCCGGCTGGTATGAAGGGGCGATGACGAGCGACCCCGCCCCCACCCTGCCCGATCCGACCGTCGAGGTCGTCGACCTGTGCCGCGACCTGCTGCGGATCGACACCACCAACACGGGGGACACCACCACCAGCGCGGGTGAGCGCCGCGCCGCCGAGTACGTGGCGGAGAAGCTCGCCGAGGTCGGCGTCTCCCCGGTACTGCACGAGTCGGCGCCCGGCCGGGCCAACGTCGTCGCCCGCATCCCCGGGGCCGACCCGAGCCGGCCCGCCCTGCTCGTGCACGGCCACCTCGACGTGGTGCCGGCCGACGCCGACGAGTGGTCGGTGCACCCGTTCTCCGGTGAGCTGCGCGACGGCTACCTGTGGGGGCGGGGCGCCATCGACATGAAGGACTTCGACGCGATGGTGCTGGCCGTCGTGCGGCACTGGCAGCGCACCGGGGTCCGTCCGCCCCGTGACATCGTGCTCGCCTACACCGCCGACGAGGAGGCGGGCAGCGACTACGGCGCGCACTTCCTGGTGGAACGGCACCGGGAGTTGTTCGACGGCTGCACCGAGGCCATCGGCGAGGTGGGCGGCTTCTCGTACTCGGTCGACGCCGACCGGCGGCTGTACCTGATCGAGACCGCCCAGAAGGGCATCGACTGGCTGCGGCTGCACGCCCGCGGCCGCCCCGGCCACGGCTCGATGATGCACGACGACAACGCCGTCACCGCCCTCGCCGAGGCGGTCGCAAGGGTCGGCCGGCACCGCTTCCCGGTCGTGCTCACCGACACCGTACGGGCGTTCCTGGAGCAGGTCTCCGACGTGCTCGGCATCGAACTGGACCCGGACGACCCGGAGGCCGCCATCGCCAAGCTCGGCCCGATCGCCAACATCATCGGCGCGACGGTCCGCAACACCGCCAACCCCACCCGGCTGGCCGCCGGCTACAAGGACAACGTCATCCCCGGCCGGGCCACCGCCACCATCGACTGCCGCAGCCTGCCGGGCCAGTCGGAACTGCTGGAACGCCAACTGCGCGAGCTGGTCGGCCCGGACATCGCCATCGAGTACGTCCAGCGCCAGCCGGCCCTGGAGACCACCTTCGACGGCGACCTGGTCGATGCCATGTCCGCCGCGCTGCGCGCCGAGGACCCGGGTGCCCGGCCGGTGCCGTACATGCTCTCCGGGGGCACCGACGCCAAGGCGTTCTCCCAGTTGGGCATCCGCTGCTTCGGCTTCGCACCGCTGCGGCTGCCCGCCGACCTGAACTTCTCCGCGCTGTTCCACGGCATCGACGAGCGCGTCCCGGTGGACGGACTACAGTTCGGCGTGCGGGTTCTCGACCGGTTCCTGCGCACCTGCTAGCCCGCGTCACCTCCGACGCGGTACCCGAAGAACGTGAAGGGGACGCCTCACATGACCGACCAGCACGGTGAGCTGGACGCCGCCCTCGAGCGCGTGATCGAAGCGGCCCGCCACCACCTCGCCGCCGTCCGCGCCGCGCAGGGCCGGATCGACGACGACGACGTCTGGCAGGCGTACGTGGCGTTGAACAACGCCTCCTACGCCTACGACGAGCAGCTCCTGGACGCCTTCGGGGAGGTCACCCCGTGGGACGTCGACTCGATCGACCCGGACGAGGCCGACCAGCGTCTCGGCGGTGCCGAGGGGGTGGAGGCCACCGACCCGCACCCGACGGTGATCTCGGTACGTCAGCGACGCGACTACCGGGTGCCCAGTGTCTCGGCGCTGCTGCGGGTGGCCGAGGTGGCCCGCCGGGAGGGCAGCCCGGCCGACGAGGACGTGGCCCCGGTCGAGGGCGTCGGCGAGGCGGTGCTGGAACTGCTGCAGAGCGGGGACGGCTCGCTCGGCGCGTTGGACGTGCCGGAGCTGGAACCCCTCGACGGGGTCGTCATGGTCAGCGAGGTCGGCACCCCCGTCGACCTGGAGTCCTTCGACGACGACGACCCGGTGGGGCCGTTCCAGCCGGCCGTCGACGACCGGCTGGTGGGCCGGCTCGACGAGCACCCCTTCCTGGAGTCCGACGACGAGCACGACCACGTGCACTGAGCCGGCCGGGCACCCGGGGCCGTCCTCGTGACGGGCCCCGGGCGCCCCGGGTGGCCCCGGTATGACAGGCCCGCAGGACCGACAGGCCCCGCTCAGTACGACAGGCCCGGCTGCGGCTGGGTGACCCGCCGACGTCGCAGCACCACCTGCCGCGTGCCGTCGCGGAACAGCCGCACCCGGGCCAGTTCCCAACCGGAGAACTCCGCCTGGATCGCCAACTGCGCCGCTGCGGTCGACCGGTCGACGTTCGGCGGCAACCGCAGCGGCGCGTACTCGTAGTCCATGGGCCCTATGCTGCCCAGCCCGTAGGCTCACCGCCACCCCTTCGACGGTGAGCCGCGCCGCGCCGGGGTCGTCAGCCGTCGCGTTCGGGGTAGCCGACCTCCACGGCCGACACGTCGTCCAGCGCGGTGGTGATCTCCTCGGGCAGGGTCATCCGTTCCACCTGCAACGCGCCGAGCAGTTGCCCGGCGGTGCGGGCGCCGAGGATCGGCGCGGTCACGCCGGGCCGGTCCCGGATCCAGGCCAGCGCCACCTCCAGGGGCGACACGCCGAGCCCGCCGGCGGCCGTGGCGACCGCCTCGACGATGCTGGAGCAGCGCGGTTCCAGGTAGGTCGCCACGAACCGCTCGAAGTGTGGCGACACCGCCCGGGAGTCGGCCGGCCGGCCGTGCCGGTACTTGCCGGTGAGGACTCCCCGCCCCAGCGGCGACCAGGGCAGCACGCCCAGCCCCAGGGCATCGCAGGCGGGCAGGACCTCGCGCTCCACGCCCCGCTCCAGCAGCGAGAACTCCACCTGGGCGGCGACGATCGGCGCCCGTCCCGGCCAGGCCGCCTGCCAGGACGCGGCCCGGGCGGTCTGCCAGCCGGAGAAGTTCGACACCCCGACGTAGCGGACCCGGCCACTGGCCACCGCGTGGTCCAGCGCCGCGAGGGTCTCCTCCAGCGGCGTGTCGGGGTCGTAGCCGTGCACCTGGAACAGGTCCACGTGGTCGGTGCCGAGCCGGCGCAGTGAGGCGTCGAGGGTCCGCAACAGGTGGCCGCGCGAGCCGTCGCGCCGTCGTCCGCTGCCCGGTCGCAGCCCGGCCTTGGTGGCGATGAGCAGTTCCTCGCGGGGGACCAGGGTGCCCAGCAGCGAACCGATCACCGATTCGGCGTCGCCGTCGCCGTAGACGTCGGCGGTGTCGACCAGGTTGCCGCCGGCGTCGAGGTAGCTCTTCAGTTGCGCGGCAGCGTCGTCGGCGTCGGTGTCCCGGCCCCACGTCATGGTGCCGAGAGCGAGCCGCGAAACCGCCAGCCCGCTTCGGCCGAGCGGTCGCTGTTGCATGCGTGAACCTTATTTCGAACCGGGCCGGGACCGATATCCTCGCTTCCGCCGAGTCTGCCCGGCGTGGCGCCGTCCGTCCGTCCCGGGCCACGCCGCCTGCCCGGACTCCGTGTCACGGCCACCCCCGGTTCGGCCGCCGGGGCCGGTCACGGCCACCGCCGTCGGCTGCTCGGACCCCGGTCCCGGCCACCGTCGTCCGGCCGTCAGGGCCATCTCCGCTCGCAGGGGGCGAGCCGGTGATCGTCTCCGACATCGGCATTGCGTAACCTGATGCGACCTGCGGATGGGGGAGGACCAGTGCGACTCGGGCTCAGCCTCGGATATCAGACGGCGTGGAGCACACCCGCCGACCACCTGGCTCTGGCCCAGGAGGCGGACCGGCTCGGCTACTCGGTGGTGTGGGCGGCGGAGGCCTACGGCTCCGACTCGCCGACCATGCTCGCCTGGATGGCCGGCCAGACCGAACGGATCGACGTCGGTAGCGCCGTCATGCAGATCCCGGCGCGGACCCCGGCGATGACCGCGATGACCGCCGCCACCATCGACACCCTCTCCGGCGGCCGGTTCCGCCTGGGCCTCGGCGTGTCCGGGCCGCAGGTCTCGGAGGGGTGGCACGGGGTCCGGTTCGGCAAGCCCCTGGCCCGGACCCGAGAGTACGTCGACATCGTCAAGATGGCGGTGGCCCGCAAGGACGTCGCCTACGACGGCGAGTTCTACACGCTGCCGCTGCCCGACGGCCCCGGCAAGGCCCTGCGCCTCGGTTTCCACCCGCCCCGCGAGCACATCCCGATCTACCTGGCCGCGGTCGGCCCGAAGAACCTGGAACTGGCGGGCGAGATCGCCGACGGCTGGCTTGCCGTGTTCTACGCCCCGGAGTTCGCCGAGGAGCAGCTGGCGGCGGTGCGTGCGGGCCGGGCGAAGGCCGGCAAGGAGCTGGCCGGCTTCGACGTGGTGCCGTCGGTGCCCGTGGTGCTGGGCGACGACGTCGCCTCGTGCGCCGAACTGGTCCGCTGGTATGCGGCCCTGTACGTCGGCGGCATGGGCAGCCGGCAGCAGAACTTCTACAACCAGCTGGCCACCCGGATGGGCTACGGCGACGCGGCCCGCGAGGTCCAGGACCTGTACCTGGCCAAGCGCCAGCGTGACGCCGCCGCGGCCGTGCCGCTGGAGTTCATCGACCGCACCTCCCTGCTGGGGCCGAAGGAACGCATCGCCGACCGCCTGCGGGAGTACGCCGCCGCGGGCGTCACCACCCTGTCGGTGACCCTGTTCGTCGCCGACCGGGACAGCGGCGTGCAGACCCTGCGGACCGTCGCCGAGGCGCTGGATCTCTCGGGAGTCGGGGAGTGACCTGGGTCGAGGCCATCGTCCTGGGCATCGTCCAGGGCCTGACGGAGTTCCTCCCGATCAGCTCGTCGGGGCACCTGCGGATCACCTCGGCGATCTTCTTCGACCAGGACGCCGGTGCGTCGTTCACCGCGGTCACCCAGCTGGGCACCGAGGCCGCCGTGCTGCTCTACTTCGCCAAGGACATCTGGCGGATCAGCCGTACCTGGATCGTGGGTCTGTGGGACCGTTCGGTGCGGACCAGCCTCGACTACCGGATGGGCTGGTACGTCATCGTCGGCTCGATTCCGATCGGGTTGCTCGGCTTCCTGTTCAAGGACCAGATCCGGGAGACCGCCCGCAACCTGTGGCTGGTCGCCACCACCCTCATCGTGTTCGCCTTCGTGCTGGCGTTCGCCGAGTACTGGGGCCGGCAGACCCGGACCCTGGAGAACTTCCGCATGAAGGACGGCGTGGTGATGGGCCTGGCCCAGGCGATGGCGCTGATCCCCGGCGTGTCCCGGTCGGGCGGCACGCTCACGGCCGGTCTGCTGCTCAACCTGACCCGGGAGACGGCGGCCCGGTACTCGTTCCTGCTGGCTATTCCGGCGGTGGTGATGTCCGGGATCTTCAGCATCGGGGACGTCTTCGAGCCGGCCGCCGCGGGCACCGCGGTGCCGAGCGTGGCGCAGATGATCGTCGCCACGATCATCGCCTTCGGCGTCGGGTACGCGGCCATCGCCTGGCTGCTGCGCTACGTCGCCCACCACACCCTGTACGTCTTCGTGCTGTACCGCGTCGCGCTGGGCACCCTGGTGCTCGCCCTGTTGATGACGGGCACGATCAGCGCCACCTGATCGACGGTTGGTGACGCCGCTGGCCGGCACCCGGTGTCGGGTGCCGGCCAGCGGTTTCGTTCCCCCTGTGTGGAAGGTCTGTGTGGGTCGGTCCGGGGGTCAGTTGTTCCAGTGTTCGGCGACGAGGTCGGCGGCCTGCTGTTCCCACTGGGCGTAGTGGTCGGGGTACGCCGAGACCTGGACGGTCTGCGCGGCCACGGTCAGCGGCATGTCCTGCCAGCCGTCGACCTGCTTGAGGCCCTTCAGGAACGCCAGGGTCGAGTACTCGGGGTCGGTGATCTGCTCGACCGTGCCCCAGCCGCTGGACGGGCGCTGCTGGAACAGGCCCTGCGAGTCGTGGTCGTTACGGTCGCCCAGGTGGCCCAGGTTCTCCAGCTTCGACTCCTGGAACGCGGTACCGATCGCGACCACGGCGGCACGCTCGTCCATCCCGGCCTTCTTCGTCGCCGCGATGATCGCCTTGGCGTTGGCGACCTGCTCGTCGGACAGGTCGATACGCGACTGGGCGCCCTGC
Protein-coding regions in this window:
- a CDS encoding aldo/keto reductase, with the translated sequence MQQRPLGRSGLAVSRLALGTMTWGRDTDADDAAAQLKSYLDAGGNLVDTADVYGDGDAESVIGSLLGTLVPREELLIATKAGLRPGSGRRRDGSRGHLLRTLDASLRRLGTDHVDLFQVHGYDPDTPLEETLAALDHAVASGRVRYVGVSNFSGWQTARAASWQAAWPGRAPIVAAQVEFSLLERGVEREVLPACDALGLGVLPWSPLGRGVLTGKYRHGRPADSRAVSPHFERFVATYLEPRCSSIVEAVATAAGGLGVSPLEVALAWIRDRPGVTAPILGARTAGQLLGALQVERMTLPEEITTALDDVSAVEVGYPERDG
- a CDS encoding DUF3140 domain-containing protein is translated as MVREQRLDPEVEELWEDFHAQVNVPSEQLRQWLLTRGSGEQAFGPDPDLDLPEPGRHILAVLRKRKVDLTPQDVEVMRDAVDRIRSLTDARPPRGSADDEWRHALLDLGHDVLVER
- a CDS encoding DUF5703 family protein, with product MDYEYAPLRLPPNVDRSTAAAQLAIQAEFSGWELARVRLFRDGTRQVVLRRRRVTQPQPGLSY
- a CDS encoding LysR family transcriptional regulator, which codes for MNLELRHLRVICAIAETGSVTKAASTLGLAQPALTAQLQRIERTLGGPLFERDRRGARPTALGELVLARARVLLPAMKGLQDEAARLASAGDAPRRYRIGGVNSPILGRLVHRLAAEQPQAQITTHASWSVDELAQLVAGGRLDYALTGVCGDSTPSADFGLCWREVAIDPVLVLLPEAHPLAGQDEVDLGDLRHEQWVAAPGDGCFGDCFAAACARAGFTPRKVYEVDVRGCIDLVDAGEAVALCQATFRPVAGLVTRRLAGIPLRWRLMLGWHPESPAARMADLVLDTALAAYTDALTPHPTYLAWLLRNPAFGVRRSTTTAVPTAGTGGVRTA
- a CDS encoding undecaprenyl-diphosphate phosphatase, which encodes MTWVEAIVLGIVQGLTEFLPISSSGHLRITSAIFFDQDAGASFTAVTQLGTEAAVLLYFAKDIWRISRTWIVGLWDRSVRTSLDYRMGWYVIVGSIPIGLLGFLFKDQIRETARNLWLVATTLIVFAFVLAFAEYWGRQTRTLENFRMKDGVVMGLAQAMALIPGVSRSGGTLTAGLLLNLTRETAARYSFLLAIPAVVMSGIFSIGDVFEPAAAGTAVPSVAQMIVATIIAFGVGYAAIAWLLRYVAHHTLYVFVLYRVALGTLVLALLMTGTISAT
- a CDS encoding LLM class F420-dependent oxidoreductase; this encodes MRLGLSLGYQTAWSTPADHLALAQEADRLGYSVVWAAEAYGSDSPTMLAWMAGQTERIDVGSAVMQIPARTPAMTAMTAATIDTLSGGRFRLGLGVSGPQVSEGWHGVRFGKPLARTREYVDIVKMAVARKDVAYDGEFYTLPLPDGPGKALRLGFHPPREHIPIYLAAVGPKNLELAGEIADGWLAVFYAPEFAEEQLAAVRAGRAKAGKELAGFDVVPSVPVVLGDDVASCAELVRWYAALYVGGMGSRQQNFYNQLATRMGYGDAAREVQDLYLAKRQRDAAAAVPLEFIDRTSLLGPKERIADRLREYAAAGVTTLSVTLFVADRDSGVQTLRTVAEALDLSGVGE
- a CDS encoding hemerythrin domain-containing protein — protein: MTVNLPPLPPVPGEEHRPGGRSIADLVDAEHRQLRELTRRLADPDADPAGALDVLVAELSRHLSAEEQYLLPAVRAAVPGTDDRVAEVLAADAGLRSALRGLGRGSIDDVTTRIDAHVAAVGDLVDRLRASATEEELIRLGNRLEIAEEAAPTRPHSGIPTTPPWNRIVEPAVGVVDKVRDAVTGRSTHLRDLTEPPTE
- a CDS encoding M20/M25/M40 family metallo-hydrolase; translation: MTSDPAPTLPDPTVEVVDLCRDLLRIDTTNTGDTTTSAGERRAAEYVAEKLAEVGVSPVLHESAPGRANVVARIPGADPSRPALLVHGHLDVVPADADEWSVHPFSGELRDGYLWGRGAIDMKDFDAMVLAVVRHWQRTGVRPPRDIVLAYTADEEAGSDYGAHFLVERHRELFDGCTEAIGEVGGFSYSVDADRRLYLIETAQKGIDWLRLHARGRPGHGSMMHDDNAVTALAEAVARVGRHRFPVVLTDTVRAFLEQVSDVLGIELDPDDPEAAIAKLGPIANIIGATVRNTANPTRLAAGYKDNVIPGRATATIDCRSLPGQSELLERQLRELVGPDIAIEYVQRQPALETTFDGDLVDAMSAALRAEDPGARPVPYMLSGGTDAKAFSQLGIRCFGFAPLRLPADLNFSALFHGIDERVPVDGLQFGVRVLDRFLRTC